The following are encoded together in the Pseudobacteroides sp. genome:
- a CDS encoding type II CAAX endopeptidase family protein, which translates to MDSKSGWSKGVTSFIKAHKVHYLLIYFLIFYGAWTLHRSVLSPMVYEEYAGPPGILLNGLIKVFIWAVPVFMYIIYIDGNKPLSYLKLNSRALMGIVWGLVIGGALIGINLGKMFLYGKSSLNMDFDLDKIINVVLVTCLTEEIVFRGFLLNKIEEFIEFWGANILVAILFVTIHFPIWIINEGGITIMKVIPVMALGILFGYAYKKTGSLWTSIIIHGANNFMVAVIGINF; encoded by the coding sequence ATGGATAGCAAAAGTGGTTGGTCAAAAGGTGTAACTTCGTTTATTAAGGCACACAAGGTTCACTATTTATTGATTTACTTTCTTATTTTTTATGGGGCCTGGACTCTTCACAGAAGTGTTTTGTCACCTATGGTGTATGAAGAATATGCGGGCCCCCCGGGCATTTTATTAAACGGTCTTATTAAGGTTTTTATTTGGGCCGTTCCGGTATTTATGTACATAATATATATTGATGGCAATAAGCCCTTATCTTATCTGAAACTTAACAGCCGTGCACTAATGGGCATTGTCTGGGGACTTGTAATAGGTGGAGCCCTTATAGGTATAAACTTGGGAAAAATGTTCCTCTATGGAAAGAGTTCTTTAAACATGGATTTTGACTTGGATAAAATTATAAATGTTGTATTGGTAACATGTCTGACTGAGGAAATAGTCTTCAGGGGGTTTCTTCTTAATAAAATTGAGGAATTCATAGAGTTTTGGGGAGCAAATATTTTAGTTGCAATACTGTTTGTTACAATTCATTTTCCAATATGGATTATAAACGAGGGCGGCATCACAATTATGAAAGTTATACCGGTAATGGCACTGGGCATATTATTCGGTTATGCATATAAAAAGACTGGCTCACTATGGACTTCCATTATTATTCACGGTGCAAACAATTTTATGGTGGCGGTTATTGGGATAAATTTCTAA